The Oncorhynchus clarkii lewisi isolate Uvic-CL-2024 unplaced genomic scaffold, UVic_Ocla_1.0 unplaced_contig_800_pilon_pilon, whole genome shotgun sequence genome has a segment encoding these proteins:
- the LOC139394515 gene encoding YEATS domain-containing protein 4, which yields MFKRMAEFGPDSGGRVKGVTIVKPIVFGNVARYFGKKREEDGHTHQWSVYVKPYRNEDMSAYVKKIQFKLHESYVNPLRVVTKPPYEITETGWGEFEIIIKIFFIDPNERPVTLYHLLKLFQSDSSAMPKKTVVSEFYDEMIFQDPTAMMQQLLSTSRQLTLGAYKHETEFAELELRTREKLEAAKKKTSQEITDLKDRLKASRETINFLKGEIRKLEEEDQIKDH from the exons ATGTTTAAAAGGATGGCTGAATTTGGACCAGATTCCGGGGGTAGAGTGAAG GGTGTTACGATCGTCAAACCCATCGTATTCGGAAACGTTGCTCGGTATTTTGGAAAGAAGCGAGAGGAGGACGGACACACTCACCAATGGTCTGTGTACGTGAAACCATACAGAAACGAG GATATGTCTGCATATGTGAAGAAAATACAGTTCAAGCTACATGAAAGTTATGTGAATCCACTCAGAG TCGTGACGAAGCCTCCGTACGAGATCACAGAGACGGGCTGGGGAGAGTTTGAGATCATCATCAAGATATTTTTCATCGACCCCAATGAGAGGCCG GTGACTCTCTACCACTTACTGAAGCTCTTCCAGTCTGACTCCAGTGCCATGCCCAAGAAGACGGTGGTCTCTGAATTCTATGATGAAATG ATCTTCCAGGACCCCACAGCCATGATGCAACAGCTCCTTAGCACCTCTAGACAACTGACCCTGGGGGCCTATAAGCACGAGACTGAGT TTGCGGAGCTGGAGCTGCGGACGCGGGAGAAGCTGGAAGCAGCGAAGAAGAAGACCAGTCAGGAGATCACAGACCTGAAGGATAGACTGAAGGCCAGCAGAGAGACCATCAACTTCCTGAAGGGAGAGATACGCAagctggaggaggaggaccagatCAAAgaccactga